A part of uncultured Treponema sp. genomic DNA contains:
- the recN gene encoding DNA repair protein RecN yields the protein MLEELDIKNFALIESAHIEFEKGFTVLSGETGAGKSILIGSLAFLLGGKSGTEQIRAGCHEAQVSGVFFLENKETFVWLDEHGIESEENRIIIRRVVRDNGKSSAWIGGTPVTRAVLSEFSAFLVDIHGQHEQQSLMKVAEHRRYLDIYAGIVGEVSSFTSIYNQLVEKRKILENLNSNESERNAKIDMLNFAVSEISDAKLKAGEDEELESEENRLSSFEKLYADIEEINSAFEGEGENGIIFLLKKICGTASKALDSDKSLESLESRLQSAFYEIDDIAGEFRRYASSLVFDPERLEQVQERLELIFRLKQKYTGRNSSVADLLSYAENASRQLEELGGSALDKSALEKEISELEKKVYVLAKSLSEKRKSAAEKMSLDVEKILCSLGMKDTKFRVGLTEKEGNAVEQKCGPYGMDNIEFLISANPGSPLNPLAKIASGGELSRVMLALKTILSDGDLAGTLVFDEIDTGIGGEVAVSVGSHMKLLAEKKQILCITHLASIAVYADNQIKIQKGVEGNTTASNIFEVSGEERIKEIARMLSGDSDSSQSLEHAAAMLQKFGGR from the coding sequence GTGCTTGAAGAACTCGATATAAAAAATTTCGCTCTTATTGAAAGCGCGCACATCGAATTTGAAAAAGGCTTTACTGTTTTAAGCGGTGAAACTGGAGCCGGAAAATCAATCCTGATTGGAAGCCTTGCCTTTTTGCTCGGCGGAAAATCTGGCACAGAACAAATTCGCGCTGGCTGCCATGAAGCCCAAGTTTCCGGCGTATTTTTTCTTGAAAACAAAGAGACTTTTGTTTGGCTTGACGAGCACGGAATTGAATCCGAGGAAAACCGTATAATAATCCGGCGAGTTGTCCGTGACAATGGAAAATCTTCAGCTTGGATTGGCGGAACTCCTGTAACAAGAGCAGTCCTTTCTGAATTTTCCGCGTTTCTTGTTGACATTCACGGGCAACATGAGCAGCAGTCGCTTATGAAAGTTGCCGAGCACCGCCGTTATCTTGATATTTACGCTGGAATTGTCGGCGAAGTTTCGTCATTTACTTCAATTTATAATCAGCTTGTTGAAAAAAGAAAAATTCTTGAAAACTTAAACAGCAACGAATCTGAGAGAAATGCAAAAATCGATATGCTGAATTTTGCGGTTTCTGAAATTTCCGATGCGAAGTTAAAAGCTGGAGAAGACGAGGAGCTTGAATCCGAAGAAAACAGATTGTCGTCATTTGAAAAACTTTACGCTGATATTGAAGAAATAAATTCTGCTTTTGAAGGCGAAGGTGAAAACGGAATTATTTTCCTGCTGAAAAAAATCTGCGGAACTGCATCAAAAGCTTTGGATTCTGATAAATCCCTTGAATCTTTGGAAAGTCGGCTTCAGTCTGCGTTTTATGAAATTGACGACATTGCAGGCGAGTTTAGAAGATATGCAAGTTCACTCGTTTTTGATCCGGAGCGGCTTGAGCAAGTTCAGGAGCGACTTGAACTTATTTTTAGGCTGAAACAAAAATACACAGGACGAAATTCTTCTGTCGCAGACCTTCTTTCTTATGCGGAAAATGCTTCTAGGCAGCTTGAAGAGCTTGGCGGTTCAGCTTTGGATAAATCGGCTTTGGAAAAAGAAATTTCAGAGCTTGAAAAAAAAGTTTACGTTCTTGCAAAATCGCTTAGTGAAAAAAGAAAATCCGCTGCGGAAAAAATGTCGCTCGATGTTGAAAAAATTCTTTGCAGCCTTGGAATGAAAGACACAAAATTCCGCGTTGGACTTACTGAAAAAGAAGGAAATGCGGTTGAGCAAAAGTGCGGTCCTTACGGAATGGACAATATCGAATTTTTAATCAGCGCGAATCCCGGTTCTCCTTTGAATCCGCTTGCAAAAATTGCATCTGGCGGAGAACTTAGCCGTGTAATGCTTGCATTGAAGACAATTCTTTCAGATGGAGATTTGGCGGGAACTCTTGTTTTTGATGAAATTGATACTGGAATTGGCGGAGAAGTTGCGGTTTCAGTTGGAAGCCACATGAAGCTTCTTGCAGAAAAAAAGCAAATTCTTTGCATAACACATCTTGCGAGCATTGCCGTTTATGCCGATAATCAAATTAAGATTCAAAAAGGCGTGGAAGGAAATACAACTGCCTCGAATATTTTTGAAGTTTCCGGTGAGGAGCGTATAAAAGAAATTGCTAGAATGCTGTCTGGAGATTCAGATTCTTCCCAGTCGCTTGAACACGCAGCTGCCATGCTGCAAAAATTCGGAGGAAGGTAA
- the spoVG gene encoding septation regulator SpoVG — protein sequence MQITDVRIRKVEGEGKLKAYVTVTFDDCFVVHNVKIIEGSSGLFIAMPSRKTANGEYKDVAHPISPDFRNAIQSKILEEYNAGHIETGSSEE from the coding sequence ATGCAGATTACAGATGTTCGGATCCGCAAAGTTGAAGGCGAAGGAAAGCTAAAGGCTTATGTTACTGTTACATTTGACGACTGCTTTGTTGTTCACAATGTAAAGATTATTGAAGGATCTTCTGGACTTTTTATTGCAATGCCAAGCCGTAAGACTGCAAATGGTGAGTACAAGGATGTTGCTCATCCAATCAGCCCGGACTTTCGCAATGCGATTCAGTCCAAAATTCTTGAAGAATATAATGCGGGGCATATAGAAACTGGTTCTTCTGAAGAATAA
- a CDS encoding chemotaxis protein CheW: MADEDTLLQLVTFQLGDELYGVDIMDVKEIVKIQNVRPIPNAPFYVEGIINLRGEVIPIINLHKRFYIKKMAKASDDEIGEDEGGFIILDIEGNKIGIIIDRIARVVPVQGDEIKPPPQMLSGIGTEYIHGVVRQENNYLIILDTRRLFSAKELQKILEPEAV, from the coding sequence ATGGCAGATGAAGATACATTGTTGCAGCTTGTAACTTTTCAGCTTGGAGATGAGCTTTATGGTGTGGACATTATGGATGTCAAGGAAATCGTTAAGATTCAAAATGTGCGTCCTATTCCGAATGCTCCTTTTTATGTTGAAGGTATTATAAATTTGCGCGGAGAAGTCATTCCCATAATAAATCTGCATAAAAGATTTTATATCAAGAAAATGGCGAAGGCTTCAGATGACGAAATCGGCGAGGATGAAGGCGGATTTATTATTCTTGATATTGAAGGAAATAAAATCGGAATTATTATAGATAGAATTGCGCGTGTTGTTCCTGTTCAAGGTGATGAAATCAAGCCGCCGCCACAGATGCTCAGCGGAATTGGCACTGAATATATTCACGGTGTAGTTCGTCAGGAAAATAATTATCTTATTATTCTTGATACACGCAGATTGTTCAGCGCAAAGGAACTTCAGAAAATTCTTGAGCCGGAAGCTGTCTGA
- a CDS encoding NAD(+)/NADH kinase, protein MKKCLIIANSFKENAGLLGNEISAFLKKENIENSLFLYDGKEVRSKILDIDFSGYDFVVTLGGDGTVLFACRGCAPLGIPVFPINLGEFGFIAAVPKDNWKKELELFLKEKCYISSRSLVQCEVLRNGKTVFRCCGMNDCVISSCPSSHLVNLNVAYNHALLGPFKTNGIIVSTPTGSTAYSAAAGGPIVEPELSALVLTPVSSFSLSARPLVFGEKGEIVITLMSSRSDASLACDGQIDFELKEGDVLILKIPEFRAKLICSTQEKFFSALQSKLNWSGGPRA, encoded by the coding sequence ATGAAAAAATGTCTTATCATAGCTAATTCTTTTAAAGAAAATGCCGGACTTTTGGGAAATGAAATTTCAGCATTTTTGAAAAAAGAAAACATTGAAAATTCGCTTTTTTTATACGACGGAAAAGAAGTCCGCTCAAAAATTCTTGACATTGATTTTTCAGGCTATGATTTTGTTGTAACTTTGGGAGGCGACGGAACTGTTTTGTTTGCCTGCCGTGGATGCGCGCCTTTGGGAATTCCTGTTTTTCCGATAAATTTGGGAGAGTTTGGTTTTATTGCCGCAGTTCCAAAAGACAATTGGAAAAAAGAACTGGAACTTTTCTTAAAGGAAAAATGCTACATAAGCAGCCGCTCTCTCGTTCAATGTGAAGTTTTGAGAAATGGAAAAACCGTTTTCAGATGCTGCGGAATGAATGACTGCGTTATTTCAAGCTGTCCGTCTTCTCATCTTGTAAATTTAAATGTGGCTTACAATCACGCTCTTTTAGGGCCTTTTAAAACGAACGGAATAATTGTTTCAACTCCGACTGGTTCCACAGCTTATTCTGCTGCGGCTGGCGGACCGATTGTTGAGCCGGAACTTTCAGCCTTGGTCTTGACGCCGGTGAGCTCTTTCAGTTTGTCTGCGAGACCTTTGGTTTTTGGAGAAAAAGGCGAAATTGTAATAACTTTGATGAGCAGCCGTTCAGATGCTTCTTTGGCTTGCGATGGTCAGATTGATTTTGAGTTGAAAGAAGGCGATGTTTTGATTTTGAAAATACCAGAATTTCGGGCGAAGCTTATTTGTTCTACGCAGGAAAAATTTTTTTCAGCATTGCAGAGCAAACTAAACTGGTCAGGAGGTCCACGTGCTTGA
- a CDS encoding 50S ribosomal protein L25: MEQFVINATTRTESGKKYAKKLRAQGKMPAVAYNEKGESFMLEIDANEFSKAWRSITKTTLVVLKIDGVENKAFIKDTEYDIKTDKSLHADFHIVSGQKKFAFVYKIRYSGTAAGVLKGGFMVKHVPEIKIKALPQDLPEFISADVSKLDIGQKFTIADFNLGDKIEVLSDPAALVVSIAPPKK, translated from the coding sequence ATGGAACAGTTTGTTATTAATGCAACTACACGCACGGAATCAGGAAAGAAATATGCAAAAAAACTTCGTGCGCAGGGAAAAATGCCGGCAGTTGCATACAATGAAAAAGGTGAATCATTTATGCTTGAAATTGATGCCAATGAATTTTCAAAAGCATGGAGATCAATTACAAAGACTACACTTGTCGTTTTGAAAATTGACGGTGTTGAAAACAAAGCATTTATAAAAGATACAGAATACGATATTAAGACTGACAAGTCTCTTCATGCTGACTTCCATATTGTAAGCGGTCAGAAGAAATTTGCTTTTGTTTACAAGATTCGTTATTCTGGAACAGCTGCTGGAGTTCTTAAAGGCGGATTCATGGTTAAGCACGTTCCTGAAATCAAAATAAAGGCTCTTCCACAGGATTTGCCTGAATTTATTTCAGCTGACGTTTCTAAGCTTGATATTGGACAGAAATTTACAATTGCTGATTTTAATCTTGGCGATAAAATTGAAGTTCTTTCTGATCCTGCAGCTCTTGTTGTTTCTATTGCACCTCCAAAAAAATAA
- the mutS gene encoding DNA mismatch repair protein MutS: protein MAEETPVITQYLGIKKQHPNDVLFFRLGDFYEMFNEDAVEVSRLLNLTLTHKGDNPMCGIPYHSAKGYIARLLRMGKKVAVAEQVGEVAKRGLTERKVVEVVTPGTAVESEYLDGGSNNFLASIFISGGFAGLAYIDVTTGEFRATKFPESKFAENVSKELGRCSPKEIILPESLKSNKEIQTILETISVASVSWYPDWHFNAEKNYEHLVKQFKVANLNSFSLTKESPEVPPAGFLLDYIEKTTNAPVSHISGISVYQDSQFVIIDDSSRRNLEITFNLRDGTSSYTLLESVSNTKTAMGSRLLRSWLSFPLTNENEINSRQNHVELFVKDRNLLHCVRENLDGILDVERLAGRIAMDRAHAKDLQALKASLKFWLKSQAILERYDFSMPEKDSAQKIIDLIENSIAEDPATVFTEGRIIKDGWSEELDYWKKVRNDFNGILEEYIESEKEKTGIQNLKIKSTGNLGYFIEVTKGKLDKIPPHFIMRRTLLNAERYTTEKLQELENSLNESGAKILELEHNLFIEVRNELKKYIPYLQQAAKKIAYVDVVCSFAESAILYNWNRPHILSDSLEFSVKNGRHPVVERHLPAGEFVPNDVSLCGSEPENSASFALITGPNMAGKSTFLRQNALIALLAQTGSFVPADEAKIGIVDRIFCRVGASDNLARGESTFLVEMTETARILRSATKNSLVIMDEVGRGTSTEDGLSIAWAVSEYLLNTLKCKTFFATHYHELTRLEHKSLKRLCMAVAENGSDIVFLRKVVEGSSENSYGIHVARLAGIPKSVIERAGKILEKIQGDASVIIPETETEEVSKTKVEIFSGSLFSEEELVLDEILSCDIDNMTPMAALQNILRWKKSLAEK, encoded by the coding sequence TTTTGTTTTTCAGGCTAGGGGATTTTTATGAAATGTTTAATGAAGATGCTGTTGAAGTTTCGCGGCTTTTAAATCTTACATTGACGCATAAAGGCGACAATCCCATGTGCGGCATTCCGTATCATTCTGCAAAAGGTTATATCGCACGGCTTCTTCGGATGGGAAAAAAAGTTGCGGTTGCAGAGCAGGTTGGCGAAGTTGCAAAACGCGGACTTACAGAGCGCAAGGTTGTTGAAGTTGTAACGCCGGGAACTGCCGTTGAAAGCGAATATCTTGACGGCGGCTCAAATAATTTTCTTGCTTCCATTTTTATTTCCGGCGGATTTGCAGGACTTGCTTACATTGATGTAACGACTGGAGAATTTCGGGCTACGAAATTTCCCGAATCTAAATTTGCAGAAAATGTTTCCAAAGAGCTTGGAAGGTGCAGCCCAAAAGAAATAATTCTTCCAGAAAGTTTAAAAAGCAACAAAGAAATTCAAACTATTCTTGAAACAATTTCGGTTGCGTCTGTTTCCTGGTATCCGGACTGGCACTTCAATGCTGAAAAAAATTATGAGCATCTTGTAAAACAATTTAAAGTTGCGAATTTAAATTCATTTTCACTTACAAAAGAAAGTCCAGAAGTTCCTCCAGCGGGATTTCTTCTTGATTATATAGAAAAAACTACGAATGCGCCTGTTTCGCATATTTCAGGAATTTCAGTTTATCAGGATTCGCAGTTTGTGATAATTGATGATTCTTCGCGCCGAAATCTTGAAATCACTTTTAATTTGCGCGACGGAACTTCTAGCTATACTTTGCTCGAATCTGTGAGCAATACAAAAACTGCAATGGGAAGCCGCCTTTTGCGCTCCTGGCTTTCTTTTCCGCTTACAAATGAAAACGAAATAAATTCAAGACAGAACCACGTTGAGCTTTTTGTAAAAGACAGAAATTTGCTTCATTGTGTGCGTGAAAATCTTGACGGAATTCTTGACGTTGAGCGGCTGGCTGGAAGAATTGCGATGGACAGGGCTCATGCAAAAGATTTGCAGGCTTTAAAAGCAAGTCTAAAATTTTGGCTTAAGTCGCAGGCGATTTTGGAACGCTACGATTTTTCTATGCCTGAAAAAGATTCCGCGCAAAAAATTATTGACTTAATAGAAAATTCAATTGCGGAAGATCCTGCAACAGTTTTTACGGAAGGACGGATTATAAAAGACGGCTGGTCGGAAGAACTTGATTACTGGAAAAAAGTGCGAAATGATTTTAACGGAATTCTTGAAGAATACATTGAATCAGAAAAAGAAAAAACTGGAATTCAAAATTTAAAAATAAAAAGCACTGGCAACCTTGGATATTTTATAGAAGTTACAAAAGGCAAGCTTGACAAAATTCCGCCGCATTTTATTATGCGCAGAACGCTTTTAAATGCCGAACGTTATACAACTGAAAAACTTCAGGAGCTTGAAAATTCGTTAAACGAATCCGGCGCAAAAATTCTTGAGCTTGAACACAATCTTTTTATTGAAGTTAGAAATGAATTGAAAAAATATATTCCGTATCTTCAGCAGGCTGCAAAAAAAATCGCTTACGTGGATGTTGTCTGTTCTTTCGCGGAATCGGCAATTCTTTATAATTGGAACCGTCCGCACATTTTGTCAGACAGCTTGGAATTTTCTGTAAAAAACGGAAGGCATCCTGTTGTTGAGCGTCATCTTCCTGCCGGTGAATTTGTTCCGAATGATGTTTCTCTTTGCGGCTCTGAGCCTGAAAATTCCGCGTCGTTTGCTTTGATTACAGGTCCGAACATGGCGGGAAAAAGCACATTTTTGCGTCAGAATGCTCTGATTGCGCTTCTTGCCCAGACTGGAAGTTTTGTTCCGGCTGATGAAGCGAAGATAGGAATTGTTGACAGAATCTTTTGCCGTGTTGGAGCCAGCGATAATCTTGCGCGCGGAGAATCAACTTTTCTTGTTGAAATGACGGAAACTGCAAGAATACTTCGTTCCGCAACAAAAAATTCTCTTGTTATAATGGACGAAGTTGGTCGGGGAACTAGCACGGAAGATGGGCTTTCAATTGCCTGGGCTGTAAGCGAATATCTTTTAAATACATTGAAGTGCAAGACTTTTTTTGCAACGCATTATCATGAGCTTACAAGGCTTGAGCATAAGTCTTTGAAGCGGCTTTGCATGGCTGTTGCGGAAAACGGCAGCGATATTGTTTTCCTTAGAAAAGTTGTTGAAGGCTCAAGTGAAAACAGCTACGGAATTCATGTTGCCCGGCTTGCAGGAATTCCAAAATCCGTCATTGAGCGCGCAGGAAAAATCTTGGAAAAAATTCAAGGCGATGCGTCCGTTATAATTCCCGAAACTGAAACAGAAGAAGTTTCAAAAACAAAAGTTGAAATTTTTTCAGGCTCGTTGTTTTCCGAAGAAGAGCTTGTTCTTGACGAAATTCTTTCTTGCGACATTGACAACATGACTCCAATGGCGGCGTTGCAAAATATTTTACGATGGAAAAAAAGTCTGGCTGAAAAATAA
- the ispE gene encoding 4-(cytidine 5'-diphospho)-2-C-methyl-D-erythritol kinase: MSDSITVLAPAKINLGLEIFPKRADGYHELHSIFTTVGLFDEICVSKTDEKNTCIVESFGMELPEQNTITAAYKAFCVLTGIDSGVHVSIKKRIPAGGGLGGGSSDASSFIQSVNNLFKAGLGTDSLSAIAGKVGSDVFFFTYALSAQDGKRFSKFEPFAAVVEGRGEKVRQIQHRNDFSVLLIFPNVGVSTKDAYALVDETLDLENRRNKISLEEIYNQPVKNWSFKNDFTVPVSKKYAGIAETLAKLKSCGADFADMSGSGSTVFGIFEKKETALKAKVLLEKEFNLALCLGG, from the coding sequence ATGTCTGACAGTATAACTGTTTTAGCACCTGCGAAAATAAATCTTGGACTTGAAATTTTTCCAAAGCGTGCTGACGGTTATCACGAGTTGCATAGCATTTTTACAACAGTCGGTTTGTTTGATGAAATTTGCGTTTCTAAAACCGATGAAAAAAATACTTGCATAGTTGAGTCTTTTGGAATGGAGCTTCCAGAGCAAAACACAATAACTGCGGCGTACAAAGCTTTCTGCGTGCTGACTGGCATAGATTCGGGAGTTCATGTTTCAATTAAGAAAAGAATTCCTGCTGGCGGTGGATTGGGGGGCGGCTCAAGTGATGCTTCTTCTTTTATTCAATCCGTAAACAATCTATTTAAAGCTGGTCTTGGCACTGATTCTCTTTCTGCAATTGCAGGAAAAGTTGGAAGCGATGTTTTTTTCTTTACTTATGCACTTTCGGCGCAGGACGGAAAACGGTTCAGCAAGTTTGAGCCTTTTGCAGCTGTGGTTGAAGGTCGTGGAGAAAAAGTAAGGCAGATACAGCATAGAAATGATTTTTCTGTGCTTTTGATTTTTCCAAATGTCGGTGTTTCTACAAAAGATGCTTATGCTCTTGTGGATGAAACTCTTGATTTGGAAAACAGGCGGAATAAAATTTCACTTGAAGAAATTTACAATCAGCCTGTAAAAAACTGGAGCTTTAAAAATGACTTTACAGTTCCAGTTTCAAAAAAATACGCAGGAATTGCTGAAACTTTAGCTAAACTCAAGTCTTGCGGCGCGGATTTTGCTGACATGAGCGGCTCTGGTTCAACTGTGTTCGGCATTTTTGAAAAAAAAGAAACGGCTTTAAAAGCGAAAGTTCTTCTTGAAAAAGAATTCAATCTTGCGCTTTGTTTAGGCGGCTGA
- a CDS encoding HD domain-containing protein, which yields MKKEFTLKIFEAFSIERWNDLVRPFEIIEMDKHAEKTVVAYIIAKYEENLGAKIDWNWLIYASLFDLLRKIQLCDIKSPVQTLIKNEYPEEYARLNDWVLERYKDLIDDKELYKKFEFYLKDLSSFSAEKKELPLTVKIFRAAHKYSTLRELEMISPVNETERLDSIRKELNADLQKYLDLRGLQLLITKQKPFEFLMRIEQLRFQTRWNQTPRVPRTSVLGHCFFVAILTLLLCRDSGVKMCAKRLYNNFFSGLFHDLPESVTRDIISPVKRATDGLPAIVKDIEDKIVSKELVPFMEKFYCDEILYFTSDEFMNRCVFDGCVLPVSFEELNSAFNEDKYNPVDGRLVRVADHYSALLEAGLSIRYGITSQQLTDGKANLLKVYDDGKIINGIDAKKLFHEFID from the coding sequence ATGAAAAAAGAATTTACGCTGAAAATTTTCGAAGCATTTTCTATTGAACGCTGGAATGATTTGGTTCGTCCTTTTGAAATAATCGAAATGGACAAGCACGCAGAAAAAACTGTCGTTGCGTACATAATTGCAAAATATGAAGAAAATCTAGGCGCAAAAATTGACTGGAATTGGCTGATTTACGCAAGCCTTTTTGATTTGCTCAGAAAAATTCAGCTTTGCGACATAAAAAGCCCTGTTCAGACTCTTATAAAAAATGAATATCCTGAAGAATACGCCCGCCTTAACGACTGGGTTTTGGAGCGTTACAAAGATTTAATTGACGATAAGGAACTTTATAAAAAATTCGAATTTTATTTGAAGGATTTAAGCAGTTTTTCCGCTGAAAAAAAAGAGCTTCCTCTTACTGTGAAAATTTTCCGGGCGGCGCATAAATATTCAACTTTACGTGAGCTTGAAATGATTTCTCCAGTGAACGAAACTGAGCGTCTGGATTCAATTCGTAAAGAACTCAATGCCGACTTGCAAAAATATCTTGATTTGCGCGGACTTCAGCTTTTGATTACAAAACAGAAGCCGTTTGAATTTTTAATGCGGATTGAGCAGCTTCGTTTTCAGACAAGATGGAATCAGACTCCGAGAGTTCCGCGGACTTCAGTTCTTGGACATTGCTTTTTTGTTGCGATTTTGACTTTGCTTTTGTGCCGGGATTCTGGCGTGAAAATGTGCGCAAAACGTCTTTACAACAACTTTTTTTCCGGACTTTTTCATGATTTGCCGGAAAGCGTTACGCGCGATATAATTTCGCCTGTGAAAAGAGCGACCGACGGACTTCCTGCGATTGTAAAAGACATTGAAGATAAAATTGTTTCAAAAGAACTTGTTCCGTTTATGGAAAAATTTTATTGCGATGAAATACTTTATTTTACTAGCGATGAATTTATGAACAGGTGCGTTTTTGACGGATGCGTTCTTCCTGTAAGTTTTGAGGAGTTGAATTCCGCATTCAATGAAGACAAATACAATCCTGTGGACGGCCGCTTGGTTCGTGTTGCCGACCATTATTCTGCGTTGCTTGAAGCCGGACTTTCAATTCGCTACGGAATAACGAGTCAGCAGCTTACAGATGGAAAGGCAAATCTTTTGAAAGTTTATGATGACGGAAAAATTATCAATGGAATTGATGCGAAAAAACTATTTCACGAATTTATAGACTGA
- a CDS encoding DegT/DnrJ/EryC1/StrS family aminotransferase: MIHTYSSTIRRKEMEAVLTCMVDEKIGPGEMNTRLVQTAKELIGFDGAVALRSPAIALEYIFKALDLPKESGIIVSALAPSYQLLTAEKLGYKVLPADVCEETGLVTIESVEKCIKNGGRLLILNETMGILPEIKSFLELGIPIVEDISQSVFATYPAEEQTEKKEGEEQKAAVGKKAGMYGLYAILGMEDRDIVTSGGGALLIAPNRREWTVLKHITDEAPSTDILPDMNAALALVELKEFSRNEKTRRELFALFSRAVMSGRHKTFVRAAEDGSTIYSFPLVLNSGFKDVKSYAQKKNIEIRQAFENSVIALRQEELSSECICANSLLLRCALFPLYPRLGQKDAAQIVKVLSSLP; encoded by the coding sequence ATGATTCATACTTATAGTTCTACAATCCGCCGCAAAGAAATGGAAGCTGTTCTTACTTGCATGGTTGATGAAAAAATCGGACCTGGCGAAATGAACACAAGGCTTGTTCAGACTGCAAAAGAACTGATTGGATTTGACGGCGCAGTTGCTTTGAGAAGTCCGGCGATTGCATTGGAATACATTTTTAAAGCCTTGGATTTGCCAAAAGAAAGCGGAATTATTGTAAGCGCGCTTGCTCCGTCTTATCAGCTGCTTACTGCGGAAAAATTAGGATATAAAGTTCTTCCTGCTGACGTTTGCGAAGAAACCGGACTTGTAACAATTGAATCTGTTGAAAAGTGCATAAAAAATGGCGGTCGGCTTTTGATTTTAAATGAAACAATGGGAATCCTTCCTGAAATCAAATCATTTTTGGAACTTGGAATTCCTATCGTTGAAGATATTTCGCAATCGGTTTTTGCAACTTATCCTGCTGAAGAACAAACTGAAAAAAAAGAAGGCGAAGAACAAAAAGCCGCTGTAGGAAAAAAAGCCGGAATGTATGGTCTTTACGCTATTCTTGGAATGGAAGACCGGGACATTGTAACTTCTGGCGGTGGCGCGTTGCTTATAGCTCCAAATCGCCGTGAGTGGACAGTTTTAAAGCACATTACGGACGAAGCTCCTTCTACAGATATTTTGCCTGACATGAATGCGGCTTTGGCGCTTGTTGAGTTAAAAGAATTTTCACGGAATGAAAAAACGAGACGCGAGCTGTTTGCTTTGTTTTCAAGGGCTGTGATGTCTGGCCGGCATAAAACTTTTGTGCGTGCGGCGGAAGATGGCTCTACAATTTATTCATTTCCTTTAGTTTTAAATTCTGGATTTAAAGATGTGAAATCTTATGCGCAGAAAAAAAATATTGAAATTCGCCAGGCTTTTGAAAATTCTGTAATTGCTCTCAGGCAGGAAGAACTTTCTTCTGAATGCATCTGTGCGAATTCACTTTTGTTGCGCTGCGCATTGTTTCCGTTGTATCCTCGGCTGGGTCAAAAAGATGCGGCTCAGATTGTAAAGGTTTTATCTTCTTTGCCATGA